The proteins below are encoded in one region of Micromonospora sp. DSM 45708:
- a CDS encoding NADH-quinone oxidoreductase subunit J: MTTSTVLAAAGDVTGGEEVTFWILAPLALIGALGMVWARNAVHSALWLVLTMLCLGVFYVLQAGPFIGMVQIIVYTGAIMMLFLFVLMLVGRDASDSLIETLRGQRVAAVVLGLGFAGLVGTGLYRALDGVRAAGLDQANAEGNVQGIARLLFTKYVFAFELTSALLITAAVGAMVLAHVERRKEDRMDQVATMKARFRPGNYPGPKPGPGVFATSSSVATPARLPDGRLTDRGIPEIMPVRDMTAEETALKGTDK; this comes from the coding sequence ATGACCACTTCTACGGTGCTCGCCGCGGCGGGCGACGTGACCGGGGGTGAGGAGGTCACGTTCTGGATCCTCGCCCCGCTGGCCCTGATCGGGGCGCTCGGCATGGTGTGGGCCCGCAACGCGGTGCACTCCGCGCTCTGGCTGGTGCTCACCATGCTCTGCCTGGGCGTGTTCTACGTGCTCCAGGCCGGCCCGTTCATCGGCATGGTGCAGATCATCGTCTACACCGGCGCGATCATGATGCTCTTCCTGTTCGTGCTGATGCTCGTCGGCCGGGACGCGTCCGACTCGCTGATCGAGACGCTGCGCGGCCAGCGGGTCGCCGCCGTGGTGCTCGGGCTCGGCTTCGCCGGTCTGGTCGGCACCGGGCTCTACCGCGCGCTCGACGGCGTGCGGGCGGCCGGGCTCGACCAGGCGAACGCCGAGGGCAACGTGCAGGGCATCGCCCGGCTGCTGTTCACCAAGTACGTCTTCGCCTTCGAGCTGACCTCGGCGCTGCTGATCACGGCCGCGGTGGGCGCGATGGTGCTGGCGCACGTGGAGCGGCGCAAGGAGGACCGGATGGACCAGGTCGCCACCATGAAGGCGCGGTTCCGGCCCGGCAACTACCCCGGCCCGAAGCCCGGTCCGGGCGTCTTTGCCACCTCCTCCTCGGTGGCCACGCCGGCCCGCCTGCCGGACGGCCGGCTGACCGACCGCGGCATCCCGGAGATCATGCCGGTGCGCGACATGACGGCCGAGGAGACCGCATTGAAGGGCACTGACAAATGA
- the nuoI gene encoding NADH-quinone oxidoreductase subunit NuoI: MGAITGTFKGFGVTFSHMFKKVVTTDYPFKPPVSAPRYHGRHILNRHPDGLEKCIGCELCAWACPADAIYVEGGDNTEEQRFSPGERYASNYQINYARCIFCGLCIEACPTRSLTMSNEYELARDNRQDLIFTKEQLLAPLLEGMEQPPHPMRLGDSEKDYYVGALTNPGTSAGAEHSPMGPGRYQVEEHPGVTFPGAEQAAQRSEAGKGAGV, translated from the coding sequence GTGGGCGCGATCACCGGAACGTTCAAGGGCTTCGGGGTCACCTTCTCGCACATGTTCAAGAAGGTCGTTACCACCGACTACCCGTTCAAGCCGCCGGTCTCGGCGCCGCGCTACCACGGGCGGCACATCCTCAACCGGCACCCGGACGGGCTGGAGAAGTGCATCGGCTGCGAGCTGTGCGCCTGGGCCTGCCCGGCCGACGCGATCTACGTCGAGGGTGGCGACAACACCGAGGAGCAGCGCTTCTCCCCCGGTGAGCGGTACGCCAGCAACTACCAGATCAACTACGCCCGGTGCATCTTCTGCGGGCTCTGCATCGAGGCCTGCCCGACCCGTTCGCTCACCATGAGCAACGAGTACGAGCTGGCCCGGGACAACCGGCAGGACCTGATCTTCACGAAGGAGCAGCTGCTCGCGCCGCTGCTCGAAGGCATGGAGCAGCCGCCGCACCCGATGCGGCTGGGCGACAGCGAGAAGGACTACTACGTCGGTGCGCTGACCAACCCGGGCACCTCGGCCGGCGCCGAGCACTCGCCGATGGGCCCGGGCCGGTACCAGGTGGAGGAGCACCCCGGCGTGACCTTCCCCGGCGCCGAGCAGGCCGCGCAGCGGTCCGAGGCGGGCAAGGGAGCAGGGGTATGA
- the nuoH gene encoding NADH-quinone oxidoreductase subunit NuoH, giving the protein MNAVYLAAQDPTLADFGKDPWWLVLGKIVFAFAFGLLATLLGVWFERRVVGRMAVRPGPNQVGPFGLLQTLADGLKMAFKEDILPRAADKVVFFFAPTISVISAVTALSVIPFGPKVSIFGHWTPLQVTDVSVAVLVILACSSMGVYGIVLGGWASGSTYPLLGGLRSSAQMISYEVAMGLSIVAVFMTAGTMSTSGIVAAQGDGTRLSLGGFELPTPGWYAILLLPSFIIFFIAMVGETNRAPFDLPEAESELVAGFMTEYSSLKFALFMLSEYVAMVTMSAVTTTLFLGGWRAPWPITLWSGANEGWWPMLWFFGKVILLVFVFVWLRGTLPRLRYDQFMRFGWKVLLPINLVWILVLAGLRSIEDWQTRDRLLVTAIGAGVLLLATLFWPSRKKQPKPSPQEQVDSRPYGSFPLPPMDLQVPPSPRTKRVVAEREPANVVAGSESREV; this is encoded by the coding sequence GTGAACGCGGTCTACCTCGCGGCGCAGGACCCGACGCTGGCCGACTTCGGCAAGGACCCGTGGTGGCTGGTCCTCGGGAAGATCGTCTTCGCGTTCGCGTTCGGTCTGCTGGCCACGCTGCTCGGCGTCTGGTTCGAGCGGCGGGTGGTCGGCCGGATGGCGGTGCGCCCCGGCCCGAACCAGGTCGGCCCGTTCGGCCTGCTCCAGACGCTCGCGGACGGCCTGAAGATGGCGTTCAAGGAGGACATCCTCCCGCGCGCCGCCGACAAGGTGGTCTTCTTCTTCGCGCCGACCATCTCGGTGATCTCCGCGGTCACCGCGCTGTCGGTGATCCCGTTCGGCCCGAAGGTGAGCATCTTCGGCCACTGGACGCCGCTCCAGGTCACCGACGTGTCGGTGGCGGTGCTGGTGATCCTGGCCTGCTCCTCGATGGGCGTCTACGGGATCGTGCTCGGCGGCTGGGCCTCCGGCTCGACGTACCCGCTGCTCGGCGGTCTCCGCTCCAGCGCCCAGATGATCTCGTACGAGGTCGCCATGGGGCTCAGCATCGTGGCGGTCTTCATGACCGCCGGCACGATGTCGACGAGCGGGATCGTCGCCGCGCAGGGCGACGGCACGCGACTGAGCCTCGGCGGCTTCGAGCTGCCCACCCCCGGCTGGTACGCGATCCTGCTGCTGCCCAGCTTCATCATCTTCTTCATCGCCATGGTCGGCGAGACCAACCGGGCGCCGTTCGACCTGCCGGAGGCGGAGTCCGAGCTGGTCGCGGGCTTCATGACGGAGTACAGCTCGCTGAAGTTCGCGCTCTTCATGCTCTCCGAGTACGTCGCCATGGTGACCATGTCCGCGGTCACCACGACGCTGTTCCTCGGCGGCTGGCGGGCCCCCTGGCCGATCACGCTGTGGTCGGGCGCCAACGAGGGTTGGTGGCCGATGCTGTGGTTCTTCGGCAAGGTGATCCTGCTGGTCTTCGTGTTCGTCTGGCTGCGCGGCACGCTGCCGCGGCTCCGGTACGACCAGTTCATGCGCTTCGGCTGGAAGGTGCTGCTGCCGATCAACCTGGTCTGGATCCTGGTGCTCGCCGGGCTCCGCTCGATCGAGGACTGGCAGACCCGGGACCGGCTGCTCGTCACCGCCATCGGCGCGGGCGTGCTGCTGCTGGCCACGCTCTTCTGGCCGAGCCGGAAGAAGCAGCCGAAGCCGTCGCCCCAGGAGCAGGTGGACAGCCGGCCGTACGGCAGCTTCCCGCTGCCACCGATGGATCTTCAGGTTCCGCCGAGCCCGCGTACCAAGCGCGTGGTCGCCGAGCGGGAGCCGGCCAACGTCGTCGCCGGCTCCGAGTCCAGGGAGGTGTGA
- a CDS encoding NADH-quinone oxidoreductase subunit G yields MTDVAKQTETVTLTIDGVEVTAPKGALLIRVAEQLGTEIPRFCDHPLLAPAGACRQCLVEVEGQRKPVASCTQTVADGMVVRTQLTSPVAKKAQEGVMELLLLNHPLDCPMCDKGGECPLQNQAMSTGRTDSRFHEHKREYPKPLPISTQVLLDRERCVLCQRCTRFSEEIAGDKFIDLMGRSSHEEINIYRDDAYGEEGDEGDVPFNSYFSGNTVQICPVGALTGSQYRFRSRPFDLVSSPSVCEHCSAGCAQRTDWRRGKVLRRLAGDDPAVNEEWNCDKGRWGFQYARAFDRLTTPLVRDEKTGELREASWSEAFTRAAEGLRAARDGATGTAVLTGGRLSVEDAYAYAKFARVALHTNDIDFRARPVSREEAEFLASSVAGVTDVTYADVENAPAVVLVGLEPEEECPILFLRLRKAYLKKTLTVYAIAPFATRGLEKLGAKLARVVPGEEASVLAEHATVAEALGQPGAILIVGERLGAVPGGLSAAADVARRTGARLAWVPRRAGDRGAVDAGCLPNLLPGGRVVTEPAARAELGETWDLPAGVIPSQAGRDTDGILAAAADGKLGALVVAGVDPADLADPRRAEAALDAVPFLVSLELRMSAVARRADVVFPVAPVVEKAGSFLDWEGRLRTFERVLDTGAMTDGRVLDAIAAQLDVQLGTGDVLSVRRELGALPRTRTERPSPPSVEPATVPQPGPGEAVLATWHQLLDLGSLTDGDEHLAGTARLPVVRLGKGTAEALGVADGDPVTVGTDRGAVTLPAAITEMPDGVVWLPTNSPGSTVRRSLGATSGHVVKVTAGSNDGPAVPAGRVAADAAARPGPLLNAGGAHQ; encoded by the coding sequence ATGACGGACGTAGCCAAGCAGACCGAGACCGTCACGCTGACCATCGACGGCGTCGAGGTCACCGCGCCCAAGGGAGCGCTGCTGATCCGGGTCGCCGAGCAGTTGGGCACCGAGATCCCGCGCTTCTGCGACCACCCGCTGCTGGCCCCGGCCGGCGCCTGCCGGCAGTGCCTGGTGGAGGTGGAGGGCCAGCGCAAGCCGGTCGCCTCCTGCACCCAGACCGTCGCCGACGGCATGGTGGTGCGGACCCAGCTCACCTCGCCGGTCGCGAAGAAGGCCCAGGAGGGGGTGATGGAGCTGCTGCTCCTGAACCACCCGCTGGACTGCCCGATGTGCGACAAGGGCGGCGAGTGCCCGCTCCAGAACCAGGCGATGTCCACCGGCCGGACGGACTCGCGCTTCCACGAGCACAAGCGGGAGTACCCGAAGCCGCTGCCGATCAGCACCCAGGTGCTGCTCGACCGCGAGCGCTGCGTGCTCTGCCAGCGGTGCACCCGGTTCTCCGAGGAGATCGCCGGCGACAAGTTCATCGACCTGATGGGACGCTCCTCGCACGAGGAGATCAACATCTACCGGGACGACGCGTACGGCGAGGAGGGCGACGAGGGGGACGTCCCCTTCAACTCCTACTTCTCCGGCAACACCGTGCAGATCTGCCCGGTGGGCGCGCTGACCGGCTCGCAGTACCGCTTCCGCTCCCGCCCGTTCGACCTGGTCTCCTCGCCCAGCGTCTGCGAGCACTGCTCGGCCGGCTGCGCCCAGCGCACCGACTGGCGGCGGGGCAAGGTGCTGCGCCGGCTGGCCGGTGACGACCCGGCGGTGAACGAGGAGTGGAACTGCGACAAGGGCCGCTGGGGCTTCCAGTACGCCCGCGCGTTCGACCGGCTCACCACCCCGCTGGTGCGCGACGAGAAGACCGGTGAACTGCGCGAGGCGTCCTGGAGCGAGGCGTTCACCCGGGCCGCCGAGGGGCTGCGCGCGGCCCGTGACGGCGCGACCGGCACGGCGGTGCTGACCGGCGGCCGGCTCTCCGTCGAGGACGCCTACGCGTACGCCAAGTTCGCCCGGGTGGCGTTGCACACCAACGACATCGACTTCCGGGCCCGCCCGGTCTCCCGCGAGGAGGCCGAATTCCTGGCCAGCAGCGTCGCCGGGGTCACCGACGTGACCTACGCGGACGTGGAGAACGCGCCCGCGGTGGTGCTGGTCGGCCTGGAGCCGGAGGAGGAGTGCCCGATCCTCTTCCTGCGGCTGCGCAAGGCGTACCTGAAGAAGACGCTCACCGTGTACGCGATCGCGCCGTTCGCGACCCGCGGCCTGGAGAAGCTCGGGGCCAAGCTGGCCCGGGTGGTGCCCGGCGAGGAGGCCAGCGTGCTGGCCGAGCACGCCACGGTGGCCGAGGCGCTGGGACAGCCGGGCGCGATCCTGATCGTCGGCGAGCGGCTGGGCGCGGTGCCCGGCGGCCTCTCGGCGGCGGCGGACGTGGCCCGGCGTACCGGTGCCCGGCTGGCCTGGGTGCCGCGGCGCGCGGGTGACCGCGGCGCGGTCGACGCGGGCTGCCTGCCCAACCTGCTGCCCGGCGGCCGGGTGGTCACCGAGCCGGCCGCCCGCGCGGAGCTGGGCGAGACGTGGGACCTGCCGGCCGGGGTGATCCCCAGCCAGGCCGGCCGCGACACCGACGGCATCCTCGCCGCGGCGGCCGACGGCAAGCTCGGCGCGCTGGTGGTGGCCGGCGTCGACCCGGCCGACCTGGCCGATCCGCGCCGGGCCGAGGCGGCCCTGGACGCGGTGCCGTTCCTGGTCAGCCTGGAACTGCGGATGAGCGCGGTGGCCCGACGTGCCGACGTGGTCTTCCCGGTCGCCCCGGTGGTCGAGAAGGCCGGCAGCTTCCTGGACTGGGAGGGCCGGCTGCGGACCTTCGAGCGGGTGCTGGACACCGGCGCGATGACCGACGGCCGGGTGCTGGACGCGATCGCCGCGCAGCTCGACGTGCAGCTCGGCACCGGCGACGTGCTGAGCGTGCGCCGCGAGCTGGGCGCGCTGCCCCGGACCCGCACCGAGCGGCCGTCCCCGCCCTCGGTCGAGCCGGCCACCGTGCCGCAGCCCGGTCCGGGCGAGGCCGTGCTGGCGACCTGGCACCAACTGCTCGACCTGGGCAGCCTCACCGACGGCGACGAGCACCTCGCCGGCACCGCCCGCCTGCCGGTCGTCCGGCTGGGCAAGGGCACCGCCGAGGCGCTCGGCGTGGCCGACGGCGACCCGGTCACGGTCGGCACCGACCGCGGCGCGGTCACCCTGCCGGCGGCGATCACCGAGATGCCGGACGGCGTCGTCTGGCTGCCGACCAACTCACCCGGCTCGACCGTGCGGCGCAGCCTCGGCGCGACGTCCGGTCATGTCGTGAAGGTGACCGCGGGCTCCAACGACGGGCCGGCCGTTCCGGCCGGACGCGTCGCCGCGGACGCCGCCGCACGGCCGGGTCCGCTCCTCAACGCAGGGGGTGCACACCAGTGA
- the nuoF gene encoding NADH-quinone oxidoreductase subunit NuoF yields the protein MTTPRPETLAKLTPVLTKRWLSPDAWRLGTYEKLDGYAALRKAIKAHPDDLIQLIKDSGLRGRGGAGFPTGLKWGFIPQGDGKPHYLVVNADEGEPGTCKDLPLMTHDPHSLVEGVIIASYAIRANRAYIYIRGEAVHAARRLRSAVAEAYAKGYLGRNILGSGFDLDLVVHSGAGAYICGEETALLDSLEGFRGQPRLRPPFPATHGLYASPTVVNNVGTIASVPYIVLGGADWWKTMGTEKSSGPMIYSLSGRIANPGQYEASMGITLRELIELAGGMKPGHELKFWTPGGSSTPLLTAEHLDVPLDFEGVAAAGSILGTTATQIFSDQDCPVYATYRWLEFYHHESCGKCTPCREGNYWMVRVYRRILAGQGTHEDLDTLLDTCDNILGRSFCGLGDGATSSVTSSLKYFKQDYLDYIEGRTAPKLSDKQLVGAH from the coding sequence GTGACCACTCCTCGGCCGGAGACGCTGGCCAAGCTCACGCCGGTGCTCACCAAGCGCTGGCTGTCGCCGGACGCCTGGCGGCTCGGCACCTACGAGAAGCTGGACGGCTACGCCGCCCTGCGCAAGGCGATCAAGGCGCACCCGGACGACCTGATCCAACTGATCAAGGACTCCGGGCTGCGCGGCCGGGGCGGCGCGGGCTTCCCGACCGGGCTCAAGTGGGGCTTCATCCCGCAGGGCGACGGGAAGCCGCACTACCTGGTGGTGAACGCCGACGAGGGCGAGCCGGGCACCTGCAAGGACCTGCCGCTGATGACCCACGACCCGCACTCGCTGGTCGAGGGCGTCATCATCGCCTCGTACGCGATCCGGGCCAACCGGGCCTACATCTACATCCGCGGCGAGGCCGTGCACGCCGCCCGCCGGCTGCGCAGCGCGGTCGCCGAGGCGTACGCCAAGGGCTACCTCGGCCGGAACATCCTCGGCTCGGGCTTCGACCTGGACCTGGTGGTGCACTCCGGCGCCGGGGCGTACATCTGCGGTGAGGAGACCGCGCTGCTGGACTCGCTGGAGGGCTTCCGGGGCCAGCCCCGGCTGCGCCCGCCGTTCCCGGCGACCCACGGCCTGTACGCCAGCCCGACCGTGGTCAACAACGTCGGCACCATCGCGAGCGTGCCGTACATCGTGCTGGGCGGCGCGGACTGGTGGAAGACCATGGGCACGGAGAAGTCGTCCGGCCCGATGATCTACTCGCTCTCCGGCCGGATCGCCAACCCCGGGCAGTACGAGGCCTCGATGGGCATCACGCTGCGCGAGCTGATCGAGCTGGCCGGCGGCATGAAGCCCGGGCACGAGCTGAAGTTCTGGACCCCGGGCGGCTCGTCGACGCCGCTGCTCACCGCCGAGCACCTGGACGTGCCGCTGGACTTCGAGGGGGTGGCGGCGGCCGGCTCGATCCTGGGCACCACGGCCACCCAGATCTTCTCGGACCAGGACTGCCCGGTGTACGCGACCTACCGGTGGCTGGAGTTCTACCACCACGAGTCGTGCGGCAAGTGCACCCCGTGCCGGGAGGGCAACTACTGGATGGTCCGGGTCTACCGGCGCATCCTGGCCGGCCAGGGCACCCACGAGGACCTGGACACCCTGCTCGACACCTGTGACAACATCCTCGGCCGCTCGTTCTGCGGCCTGGGCGACGGTGCGACCAGCTCGGTGACCTCCTCGCTGAAGTACTTCAAGCAGGACTACCTCGACTACATCGAGGGACGTACCGCACCGAAGCTGTCGGACAAGCAGCTGGTGGGAGCCCACTAA
- the nuoE gene encoding NADH-quinone oxidoreductase subunit NuoE, giving the protein MNVFTEETRLRAREIIARYPADRSRSALLPLLHLVQSEEGYVSPAGVEFCAEVLGLNKAQVGAVATFYTMYKRKPTGDYLVSVCTNTMCDVLGGQAVYDALAEHLGVGHEETTADGKITLEHAECLAACDYGPVMTVNYDFFDNVEPQGALGVVQELQAGGRPMPTRGARLCTLKEMAVQLAGFADERDGAVADGGPGEPSLRGLRLAEQHGISVAGFDPRTPIRSKAEADRAAAEAKAKAESGKPAPAPEPARAAEPAKADTTTAKADTAGNAGAAEPATPEAASGSTAPDVKAPDVKSPQVRTAETRQPDARTPVADAPGTKVPTDGPAPAPRDARAAEAAGAAANPPAGDGKPAGDAAGAQERNLKDAEAGTGADGADPADASGTGVRK; this is encoded by the coding sequence ATGAACGTGTTCACTGAGGAGACGCGGCTGCGGGCGCGGGAGATCATCGCCCGCTACCCGGCGGACCGGTCCCGTTCGGCGCTGCTGCCGCTGCTGCACCTGGTGCAGTCCGAGGAGGGGTACGTCTCCCCGGCCGGCGTCGAGTTCTGCGCCGAGGTGCTGGGGCTGAACAAGGCCCAGGTCGGCGCCGTCGCCACCTTCTACACCATGTACAAGCGCAAGCCGACCGGCGACTACCTGGTCAGCGTCTGCACCAACACGATGTGCGACGTGCTCGGCGGCCAGGCGGTCTACGACGCGCTCGCCGAGCACCTGGGCGTCGGGCACGAGGAGACCACCGCCGACGGGAAGATCACCCTGGAGCACGCCGAGTGCCTGGCCGCGTGTGACTACGGCCCGGTGATGACCGTCAACTACGACTTCTTCGACAACGTCGAGCCGCAGGGCGCGCTCGGCGTGGTGCAGGAGTTGCAGGCCGGCGGCCGACCCATGCCGACCCGGGGCGCCCGGCTCTGCACGCTGAAGGAGATGGCGGTGCAGCTCGCCGGCTTCGCCGACGAGCGGGACGGCGCGGTGGCCGACGGCGGGCCGGGTGAGCCGAGCCTGCGCGGCCTGCGCCTGGCCGAGCAGCACGGCATCTCGGTGGCCGGCTTCGACCCGAGGACGCCGATCCGCAGCAAGGCCGAGGCCGACCGGGCCGCCGCCGAGGCGAAGGCGAAGGCCGAGTCCGGGAAGCCGGCCCCCGCGCCGGAGCCGGCCAGGGCCGCCGAGCCGGCGAAGGCCGACACCACCACGGCGAAGGCCGACACCGCGGGCAACGCGGGCGCGGCCGAGCCGGCCACGCCGGAGGCGGCCAGCGGCAGCACCGCGCCGGACGTGAAGGCGCCGGACGTCAAGTCGCCGCAGGTGCGTACCGCCGAGACCCGGCAGCCGGACGCGCGGACCCCGGTCGCGGACGCGCCCGGCACCAAGGTCCCGACGGACGGCCCGGCTCCGGCGCCCCGCGACGCGCGGGCGGCGGAGGCGGCCGGCGCGGCGGCGAACCCGCCGGCCGGTGACGGCAAGCCCGCCGGCGACGCGGCCGGCGCCCAGGAGCGCAACCTCAAGGACGCCGAAGCCGGCACGGGCGCCGACGGCGCCGACCCGGCGGACGCGAGCGGAACGGGGGTCCGGAAGTGA